GCATATACAACATGTGGAATCATGACTCCCAAGTCTGTTCGCTGCTTTAGAATCCCGGGAGGGAGGGTGGGGGGGAGGAAAGCAAAATAAAGAATTGCAACAAAATTGCTTCCGTTATTCTAGGAATCTTAACAACTGTCCAATTATATCAATGGATGTTCACAAAATTATTATACTCATTCCGAAGTCATAGGAGGATCAGATTGAATGAAGTGATATTGAAAAATGAAATCTTACATGTTCTTTGAAAATTAGTAATATTTTTTTCCagcttcaaataaaatttttgagcCTTTTCTCGATAAATAGCCTTCCATATAAACATCAAGCTGACTCTAGAATCCAATTCTCTGTATACTGAGACTGATAATCAGAAAAAGGTTAATTGCTTTGACAGATTAAATTAAGGTCATTTGCTACCGTCAtcacaatattttgaaaaaaataacgtGACATGAAATGTGAACATAAGCTTTTAGTAAAAGTGATGCCAACAATAGAGAGtaacagataaggaaagaaactgCACAAATATAGGAGAAATTCCTTTGAATCGTCAAATCCAACTATAGTTCTTAAATTGGCATCTCCTGGCGGCCAAAGAAAAAGGTCAATGAAATTGTGGGGCTGCTCTGTTTTGGAGTTCATATTTTCTCATGGATCTGCTTTTATTTATTCCCTCaggtttttttcttcttcttttttttttttttggcgctTTGCTTTGGATGTCAGGATCTGAGCAGTTTTTCTggttttggttttggtttgacaaAGTACTTACCTCAGATTTTCATGTCTTCCAATTTGACTACTTACACTTCATGTTTCCCACTCCATAATCCTTATTGCTTCTAATGTCACCTTGTGCTCCATTCTATAAACGActaatttttcttctctcttttgggTGATAACATTCAGTTAACCAGTTGTCTAACACATTGCTGCTTGGATTAATCCATCTGCATGATCATCTTGATGAGTTTTTATGTACTCAAGCTTCCTATGTTATTTTGTGACAGAACAACCAATTCATTGATATGGTGTACCAAGAGATGCTGAATGCACATTATTCATAAGACTGAGGAGTTTAAGAGTTGTTCCTGGTTTTtccctcaaaaaaagaaaaaaaaaaagggaaaaagaacaagGAGTTATGCTGGTTTTGTTTATGTGGTTTCTTTGTTTCATGTGCTTGTAGGATGAGCGCCTGTATATCTTTTGTAAGTCTTTGCTGTAGTCATGGGAGCCTtttgtttatacaatttttttttccgTTCCAGATATCATTAGTGACATTAGAGATGTTCATTTGGGGTTGGTGAATTTTCAGTATTTTCGTAATTCCAACATCTTGCTGTGGAGCATACCAGAAATTGTAAGGACGCGCGTCAATGCTCACCCGTCTTGTTTTAGAAAGCTAATATTAGCTTATTAGTACGGATTGCTTTTGCTCGAATTCGTTGGTGAGGCTGGGAGTTGTTTAGCCCTGTCAAGTGACTTGTGGGATTTACCACCACATTTCAGGCTCAGCAATAAGGATCATTTTTGTGCAAAAACAGCGTCAAACCATCCTCAAGTTGCAGTTTTTCTGTGGATTATATTATTCCGCATGGATCTTTTGCTGTGCACCGCACCGTGCACCACCATGCGATGGATGGTGCACCGCACGATGCGGTGCACCGCAGAGAATGGGATCCTTTTGAATGCATTTGAAGCATGAAAATATTCCATCAGACACGCAAAATATATTTGTCACGGTTTAATAATAGCTAAATTAAGTCTCATCGATCTGGATTCTGACACGAATGTATCAAGATTTCAGATCTTGTAGACTCATCATATTGATGATTGACTAGTACCATACGGTTCTGGATAGAAGAAGAATTTGCTATGTCTAAATGCGAGGATGGTATGAATCCTCGGTCATTATCAGCAAGTATTAGCTCCTATTGAACTGGACCGGTCATGAACTGACGGGATTTCAATCCTTCGGAGGCAATATAAAGATCCCTCCAATGTACTTTTAGCAAATTCCCTCAAATAAGTGCTCTAGCTCAACTCTGCCTGTTACCAACAAAAAAGTTCCGAGGCACCAACCCTGCAGACTGGTGAACTTCAGACTGTTAGTAGCTGTAGGCATCAACAAATCCAAGCACTTTCAACCACATTCTAAGCCTACAGGATCATCATGTGTTGATCATTGCAGAATGATACGTTCGGGATGGAGATAAGAGGATCAAGAAAATTCTTTGGTGGGATACTTCCATTAAATTGGTTATTATCCGTCACAACCATAGCTGTTATTTCTCTTGTTTTGGTCAGTATAAAATTTCTGTTCTTGTAATGGCTAATGGTACAAGTTGTTCTTGAGGGCTTttcccaaagaaaaaaaagaaatcagaCTGGTCCAGGACGAACCGGTCCGATCACGATGCTTCGGTCCACGCCGGTCCATTTGAAGGAGGGTGCTTTAAAATCTCAACCGTTCGATCATGGAACGGATGGACGGTCCAGATTCCTAGATTGCTATAGAAGACTCGCGGAGCGATGGAGCAGCAGAGGGCGAGTCGGAGAGAGCTCCGCCATGGCGGCTTTGAGAGGGGCGTCGAGTCTCTTGAGCAATGGTCGCGTTCTTTTCGGGAATCTTAACCCTAACCATAACGCTAACAGTAGAGCTCTTCTACTTCTTCCTTCCCAGTTCGTGTCCTCCAGAGGAATTGCCTCCAAGCTCTTCGTCGGAGGTAAGATATCTGCGAACTAAAGAAAACGAGAAaagcttgtatttttttttatcgattgaaTTGGGTTCTTTAAGGTTTGATTTTTCTAAATCGATGAGAACTGATGGTTTTATGTATATGATTTCATTCAAAAAGTTTCGAATTAAGTttgagttatttttattttctggaTATCATTAGTGGTTTGTTGAGGCaggtttaagaaaaaaaaaaagggaatatagtgattttataaattttataaattggcTTCTTTAGTAGTTTATCTGAGTAATATCTCATACGCAAGTGGGAATGTGTGAAGAGATGAGGCATAAGGATGAAGAATTTGGAGGCGTAGATCCATTTTTTTCAGATGAATACCAAGAaggcaaaaaaatttggatgatgaattttttttttttcctacctCTCTTCTTAGCAACCCTCGCCCGCGCAAACAGATATTTCATGGACAGGGTGATTGAGCATCCAAAGAGAGACTTAATGAGACAATTCTCCACCTTTTTTATTCTTCATTTATCTGGAAATAGAATGGAAAGTCCCCTTCTTTCGACAGTCTCAAGCTCAGATATGATTTTATTTGAAATACTGACTATGATCCTCCAAAACAGAATAGGGACATGATTGAAGGAAAAAATGCTGACCTAGTTATATTGATGTTTTCAGGTATTGTGTGAAGATACCCTGAAAAAGCAGTGGTTAATACATATGTTGACAATTAAGGAATGTAGATGAACCTTTTGTTTGCACTGATGGTGGATGGTGTCTCTTATGATGGCCATATTTGGGTCAATGGAAGTTGGAGCTGGAATGTGATTTTGTGGTTGAGATGATGAGTTTTTTGTTGCTTGTTATTTAAAGTGACACAATGAATTATTGCGAGGGTAGGGAAAGAAACATAGTTTTGGAATGGGTTTGCCACTGACTTTAGTTATCCCTGCTCTGAATTTTAGAGTGGTGATATATGCTATTAACATTTTTAATCCTATTAGGAACTTGCCTTTGAAGTACTGTGAAACTGACAGAAGCTATGATTTCTTGTAGATTTAATTAATCATCAGATCCAGCTAGCATGATATATATAGGT
Above is a genomic segment from Elaeis guineensis isolate ETL-2024a chromosome 1, EG11, whole genome shotgun sequence containing:
- the LOC105038278 gene encoding uncharacterized protein isoform X2, with the translated sequence MVQVVLEGFSQRKKRNQTGPGRTGPITMLRSTPVHLKEGALKSQPFDHGTDGRSRFLDCYRRLAERWSSRGRVGESSAMAALRGASSLLSNGRVLFGNLNPNHNANSRALLLLPSQFVSSRGIASKLFVGVAQKNLNQFYYCVKNCNQQVSFHLLQAFLSTQQRKPYLMLFHNMAK